In the bacterium genome, one interval contains:
- a CDS encoding acyl-CoA thioesterase — MAGEQTTNYDSFETSIFEVVFPSMVNQYGTLFGGIALQWMDRAAWICSTRFARKTMVTIASDRVVFKKAVRQGSMVELKGMVKKVGRTSVTIQVELYSESPLTGKRELATHGEFVMVALDADGHPTPIKDSVGK, encoded by the coding sequence ATGGCCGGTGAACAAACGACCAATTACGACTCATTCGAGACGAGTATCTTCGAAGTGGTCTTCCCCTCGATGGTGAATCAATACGGAACGCTCTTTGGCGGTATCGCACTTCAATGGATGGACCGCGCGGCATGGATCTGCTCGACGCGTTTTGCCCGCAAGACGATGGTGACGATTGCATCTGACCGGGTTGTCTTCAAGAAAGCGGTCAGACAGGGAAGTATGGTCGAGTTGAAAGGCATGGTCAAGAAGGTTGGCCGCACTTCGGTGACGATTCAGGTCGAGCTCTATTCCGAGAGCCCATTGACAGGTAAACGCGAATTGGCGACCCATGGTGAGTTCGTAATGGTCGCTTTGGACGCCGACGGACACCCCACGCCAATCAAGGATTCTGTTGGTAAGTAA
- the rpmG gene encoding 50S ribosomal protein L33, translated as MAKKKGDARTMITVECTEARKEGGTPSRYTTFKNKRNTPDRLEIKKYNPFLRRHTIHKETR; from the coding sequence ATGGCAAAGAAGAAAGGTGATGCGCGGACGATGATCACCGTCGAGTGCACCGAAGCCCGCAAAGAGGGCGGCACTCCGTCGCGCTATACCACATTTAAGAACAAGCGTAATACGCCGGATCGCTTGGAGATCAAGAAATACAATCCGTTTCTCCGTCGTCACACGATCCACAAAGAGACTCGCTAA